Proteins encoded in a region of the Paramagnetospirillum magneticum AMB-1 genome:
- a CDS encoding TonB C-terminal domain-containing protein, whose product MELRRESYVFSGLLHLALFLLAVFGLPQFWREIPMEEAPIVVDIVPIGAKTNPPPLQDNKPQPEPQKAEPEPPKPEPPKPEPPKPEPPKPPPPPTPAPPPPPTPAPPPPKPEPAPAPIPKPEPKPEPKPEPPPPPKPEPRPEPPKKPKDVKDELDSLLKSVDKKKPTPKDELDKLLKSTEKLKPSVPENKTATQTAPQSVRGSASHNPNEPVSMTERDRIRAHIERFWNVPAGAKDADKLVVMIKVSVLPDGTVTAAEVELNPVMMMNPYYQAAADSARRAVRAASPLPIPVDKYDQFRDFTLAFNPKFAAGR is encoded by the coding sequence ATGGAATTGCGGCGCGAAAGCTACGTCTTCTCCGGCCTGTTGCATCTGGCGCTGTTCCTGCTGGCGGTGTTCGGCCTGCCGCAGTTCTGGCGCGAGATTCCCATGGAAGAGGCGCCCATCGTCGTCGACATCGTCCCCATCGGGGCCAAGACCAATCCGCCGCCCTTGCAGGACAACAAGCCGCAGCCCGAGCCCCAGAAGGCCGAGCCCGAGCCCCCCAAGCCGGAACCGCCCAAGCCCGAGCCGCCGAAGCCAGAGCCGCCCAAGCCGCCGCCGCCGCCCACTCCAGCGCCGCCGCCGCCTCCCACGCCCGCGCCCCCTCCGCCCAAGCCGGAGCCGGCGCCCGCGCCCATTCCCAAGCCCGAGCCCAAGCCCGAGCCCAAGCCGGAGCCGCCTCCGCCGCCCAAGCCCGAGCCGCGCCCCGAGCCGCCCAAGAAGCCCAAGGACGTCAAGGACGAGCTGGATTCGCTGCTCAAGTCGGTGGACAAGAAGAAGCCGACGCCCAAGGACGAATTGGATAAGCTTCTGAAGTCCACCGAGAAGCTCAAGCCCTCGGTGCCGGAAAACAAGACCGCCACCCAGACCGCGCCGCAATCGGTGCGCGGTTCGGCGTCGCATAACCCCAACGAGCCGGTCTCCATGACCGAGCGCGACCGCATCCGCGCTCATATCGAGCGGTTCTGGAACGTGCCGGCCGGAGCCAAGGACGCCGACAAGCTGGTGGTGATGATCAAGGTCTCGGTGCTGCCTGACGGCACGGTCACCGCCGCCGAGGTCGAACTGAACCCGGTAATGATGATGAACCCCTATTACCAGGCCGCCGCCGACAGCGCGCGCCGCGCCGTGCGCGCCGCCAGCCCGCTGCCCATTCCGGTGGACAAGTACGACCAGTTCAGGGATTTCACTTTGGCCTTCAACCCCAAGTTTGCGGCAGGGAGATGA
- the tolR gene encoding protein TolR yields MGASLGNRKGHSRKFRPVAEINVTPMVDVMLVLLVIFMVTAPLLTAGVQVDLPKTSSAPLKGDDQPLSVTIDAHGKIWIQETEVQIDELAPRLQAITAQKPETRIFVRGDKGIDYGRVMEVMGTLGAAGFAKVALVTEVKGSEPAKPVKKGGR; encoded by the coding sequence ATGGGCGCCTCGCTGGGGAACCGCAAGGGGCACTCCCGCAAGTTCCGGCCGGTGGCCGAGATCAACGTCACCCCCATGGTCGACGTCATGCTGGTGCTGCTGGTGATCTTCATGGTCACCGCTCCCTTGCTGACCGCCGGCGTGCAGGTGGACCTGCCCAAGACCTCGTCGGCGCCTCTGAAGGGCGACGACCAGCCGCTGTCGGTGACCATCGACGCCCATGGCAAGATCTGGATTCAGGAAACCGAGGTCCAGATCGATGAACTGGCTCCCCGGCTGCAGGCCATCACCGCCCAGAAGCCCGAGACCCGCATCTTCGTGCGCGGCGACAAGGGCATCGATTACGGCCGGGTGATGGAGGTGATGGGTACGCTCGGCGCCGCCGGCTTCGCCAAGGTCGCCCTGGTCACCGAGGTCAAGGGCTCCGAGCCGGCCAAGCCGGTCAAGAAGGGGGGGCGCTAG
- the tolQ gene encoding protein TolQ, giving the protein MDPSQAVGAAGAAAQMDLSMWALFLRADIIVKFVMIALLMASFWCWAIIFDKLMKVRQLTTRADQFEEAFWSGGSLEELYDRIGSRPLDPMSSIFVAAMREWRRSAAKGLADRDSTRASLPQRIDRVMSVTLGREMELLERRLGFLASVGSTAPFIGLFGTVWGIMNSFQSIAATKNTSLAVVAPGIAEALFATALGLVAAIPAVIAYNKISTDLDRYSKRLENFAGEFGAILSRQLEEKA; this is encoded by the coding sequence ATGGATCCTTCTCAGGCAGTAGGGGCGGCCGGAGCGGCGGCGCAGATGGATTTGTCCATGTGGGCGCTGTTTCTGCGCGCCGATATCATTGTCAAATTCGTCATGATCGCCTTGCTCATGGCATCGTTCTGGTGCTGGGCCATCATCTTCGACAAGCTGATGAAGGTTCGCCAGCTGACCACGCGGGCCGACCAGTTCGAGGAGGCCTTCTGGTCCGGCGGCTCGCTGGAAGAGCTGTACGACCGCATCGGCTCGCGCCCGCTGGACCCCATGTCGTCCATCTTCGTGGCCGCCATGCGCGAATGGCGCCGTTCGGCCGCCAAGGGCCTGGCCGACCGCGATTCCACCCGGGCTAGCCTGCCCCAGCGCATCGACCGGGTGATGAGCGTCACCCTGGGCCGCGAGATGGAATTGCTGGAGCGTCGCCTGGGCTTCCTGGCCTCGGTGGGCTCGACGGCGCCGTTCATCGGCCTGTTCGGCACGGTGTGGGGCATCATGAACTCGTTCCAGTCCATCGCCGCGACCAAGAACACCTCGCTGGCCGTGGTGGCGCCGGGCATCGCCGAGGCGCTGTTCGCCACCGCGCTGGGCCTGGTGGCCGCCATTCCGGCGGTGATCGCCTACAACAAGATCTCCACCGACCTGGACCGCTATTCCAAGCGTCTGGAGAACTTCGCCGGTGAATTCGGCGCCATCCTGTCGCGCCAGCTCGAGGAGAAGGCCTGA
- the ybgC gene encoding tol-pal system-associated acyl-CoA thioesterase: MNAHTFPVRVYYEDTDAGGIVYHSNYLKFAERARTEMVRELGISQRAMLEDGEGTAFAVRSANLDFRRPAKLDDLLSVETQVISIGGASIELDQRIVRVDDGTELVHLEVRLGYITLSGKPARIPAPVRDLFANRISERR; this comes from the coding sequence GTGAACGCCCATACCTTCCCCGTCCGCGTCTATTACGAGGACACCGATGCCGGCGGCATCGTGTACCACTCCAACTATCTGAAATTCGCCGAGCGGGCGCGCACCGAAATGGTGCGCGAGCTGGGCATCAGCCAGCGGGCCATGCTGGAGGATGGTGAGGGAACCGCCTTCGCGGTGCGCTCGGCCAATCTGGATTTTCGTCGCCCGGCCAAGCTGGACGATCTGCTGTCGGTGGAAACCCAGGTGATTTCCATCGGCGGTGCCAGTATAGAACTGGACCAGCGAATCGTTCGGGTGGACGACGGAACTGAATTGGTGCACCTGGAGGTGCGCCTGGGCTATATCACCCTGTCGGGCAAGCCGGCCCGCATTCCGGCGCCGGTCAGGGATTTGTTCGCGAATCGGATCAGCGAAAGGCGGTAG
- the ruvB gene encoding Holliday junction branch migration DNA helicase RuvB, whose translation MTSRVVSPEQNPNDAEMSLRPQSLDDFVGQRQVCENLKVFISAARARGEALDHVLFHGPPGLGKTTLAQIMARELGVGFRATSGPVIQRAGDLAALLTNLEPRDVLFIDEIHRLNPAIEEVLYPAMEDFQLDLIIGEGPAARSVRIELPPFTLVGATTRSGLLTTPLRERFGIPCRMNFYEPAELEAIVSRGARVLGFALTPDGAAEVARRSRGTPRVAGRLLRRVRDFAVVAGRSPVDALVADAALNRLEVDRIGLDAMDRRYLRCIAENYGGGPVGVETLAAALSESRDTLEEVVEPYLLQQGMIQRTPRGRMLSASGFKHIGLNPPKDLLVQLDLLTRMDEEGE comes from the coding sequence ATGACCTCCCGCGTGGTCTCGCCCGAGCAGAACCCCAATGATGCCGAGATGTCGCTGCGGCCGCAGTCGCTGGACGATTTCGTCGGCCAGCGCCAGGTGTGCGAGAACCTGAAGGTGTTCATCAGCGCCGCCAGGGCGCGGGGCGAGGCTCTGGATCACGTGCTGTTCCACGGCCCGCCCGGCCTGGGCAAGACCACTCTGGCGCAGATCATGGCTCGCGAACTGGGAGTAGGCTTTCGCGCCACCTCGGGTCCGGTGATCCAGCGGGCGGGCGATCTGGCCGCCTTGCTGACCAATCTCGAGCCCCGTGACGTTCTGTTCATCGACGAGATCCATCGCCTTAATCCTGCCATAGAGGAAGTTCTCTATCCTGCGATGGAGGATTTTCAGTTGGATCTGATCATCGGCGAAGGTCCGGCGGCCCGTTCGGTCCGCATCGAGCTTCCCCCCTTCACCCTGGTGGGGGCGACCACCCGTTCGGGGCTGCTGACCACGCCACTGCGGGAACGCTTCGGCATTCCCTGCCGCATGAATTTCTACGAGCCGGCCGAGCTGGAGGCCATCGTGTCGCGTGGCGCCCGTGTGCTGGGCTTCGCCCTGACCCCCGATGGCGCCGCCGAGGTGGCTCGCCGCTCCCGGGGCACGCCCCGCGTCGCTGGGCGTCTGCTGCGCCGGGTGCGCGACTTCGCCGTCGTGGCCGGGCGCTCGCCGGTGGACGCCCTGGTGGCCGATGCCGCCTTGAACCGGCTGGAGGTGGACCGCATCGGCCTGGATGCCATGGATCGCCGCTATCTGCGCTGCATCGCCGAGAATTACGGCGGCGGGCCGGTGGGGGTGGAAACCCTGGCCGCCGCGCTGTCGGAAAGCCGCGACACCCTGGAAGAGGTGGTCGAGCCCTATCTGCTGCAGCAGGGCATGATCCAGCGCACGCCGCGTGGCCGCATGCTGTCGGCCTCCGGCTTCAAGCATATCGGCCTCAATCCCCCCAAGGATCTGCTGGTGCAGCTCGACCTGCTGACCCGCATGGATGAGGAGGGGGAATGA
- the ruvA gene encoding Holliday junction branch migration protein RuvA has product MIAKLKGLIDSLGDDWAVVDCNGVGYLVACSSKTLARLETGTAAALFVETQVREDAISLFGFLETGERDWFRLLTTVQGVGAKVALAILSVASPDQLLQIIAAQDKAGLTRANGVGPKLAVRILTELKDKAGKIALGGFSPGGIKDALSASAPLPAASGRMEDAVSALVNLGYKRLEAFQAVGETARELGDEADSSALIRAALKHLGKGLLG; this is encoded by the coding sequence ATGATCGCCAAGCTGAAGGGCCTGATCGATTCCCTCGGCGACGACTGGGCCGTGGTGGATTGCAACGGCGTCGGCTATCTGGTGGCCTGCTCGTCCAAGACCCTGGCGCGGCTGGAGACCGGCACCGCCGCCGCCCTGTTCGTCGAGACCCAGGTGCGGGAAGACGCCATCTCGCTGTTCGGCTTTTTGGAAACCGGCGAGCGCGACTGGTTCCGGCTGCTGACCACGGTGCAGGGGGTTGGGGCCAAGGTAGCCCTGGCCATTCTGTCGGTGGCCTCGCCGGACCAGCTGCTGCAGATCATCGCGGCCCAGGACAAGGCCGGGCTGACCCGGGCCAACGGCGTCGGGCCGAAACTGGCGGTGCGTATCCTCACCGAGTTGAAGGACAAGGCCGGCAAGATCGCCCTGGGGGGCTTCTCTCCCGGTGGGATCAAGGACGCGCTGTCGGCTTCGGCGCCGCTGCCCGCCGCCTCGGGCCGCATGGAGGACGCCGTCTCCGCCCTGGTCAATCTGGGCTACAAGCGCCTGGAGGCCTTCCAGGCGGTGGGCGAGACCGCCCGCGAGCTGGGGGACGAGGCGGACTCGTCCGCCCTGATCCGCGCCGCCCTGAAGCACCTGGGCAAGGGGCTGCTGGGATGA
- the ruvC gene encoding crossover junction endodeoxyribonuclease RuvC: MRILGLDPGLRNTGWGIIDAVDNRLRHVADGVIRPDASAALAERLVQLHDGIMAVIADFSPDEAAVEETFVNMNPASTLKLGQARGVVLLVPAKSGLPVGEYAATLVKQSVVGTGRAAKEQVGMMVKTLLPGCLAATADAADALAVAICHAHHRGTQQKLARAVAR, from the coding sequence ATGAGAATCCTGGGGCTTGATCCTGGGTTGCGCAATACCGGCTGGGGCATCATCGATGCGGTCGACAACCGTCTGCGCCATGTGGCCGACGGAGTGATCCGTCCCGATGCCTCCGCCGCTTTGGCCGAGCGCCTGGTTCAGCTCCATGACGGCATCATGGCGGTGATCGCCGATTTCTCCCCCGACGAGGCGGCGGTGGAGGAGACTTTCGTCAACATGAACCCCGCCAGCACCCTGAAGCTGGGCCAGGCCCGGGGCGTGGTGCTGCTGGTTCCCGCCAAATCCGGCCTGCCGGTGGGCGAATACGCCGCCACCCTGGTCAAGCAATCGGTGGTGGGAACCGGGCGCGCCGCCAAGGAACAGGTGGGCATGATGGTCAAGACCTTGCTGCCCGGCTGTTTGGCCGCCACGGCCGATGCCGCCGATGCCCTGGCGGTGGCCATCTGCCACGCCCATCACCGGGGCACGCAGCAGAAGCTGGCGCGGGCGGTGGCGCGATGA
- a CDS encoding YebC/PmpR family DNA-binding transcriptional regulator: MAGHSQFKNIMHRKGAQDAKRAKVFTKLIRELTVSAKSGMPDPAANPRLRAAIVAARAANMSKDTMDRAIKRGAGGEDGTNYEEVRYEGYGPGSVAIIVEGLTDNRNRTATEVRTAFNKNGGALGETNSVSFMFDRVGAIRYPASAAGAEAMFEGALDAGADNVESDEDGHEITCAPDDLGAVRDALEAKFGTPEYARLDWKPQTTVPVADEETARTLLKLLDTLEDNDDVQRVQANFEIPDDIMEKLG; this comes from the coding sequence ATGGCCGGGCATTCACAGTTCAAGAACATCATGCATCGCAAGGGCGCGCAGGACGCCAAGCGTGCCAAGGTCTTCACCAAGCTGATCCGCGAACTGACGGTTTCGGCCAAATCCGGCATGCCTGACCCGGCGGCCAATCCACGCCTGCGCGCCGCCATCGTCGCCGCCCGCGCCGCCAACATGTCCAAGGACACCATGGACCGCGCCATCAAGCGCGGTGCCGGCGGCGAGGACGGCACCAATTACGAGGAAGTGCGTTACGAGGGCTATGGCCCCGGCTCGGTGGCCATCATCGTCGAGGGCCTGACCGACAACCGCAATCGCACCGCCACCGAGGTGCGGACCGCCTTCAACAAGAACGGCGGCGCGCTGGGCGAGACCAATTCCGTGTCGTTCATGTTCGACCGGGTGGGCGCCATCCGCTACCCGGCCTCCGCCGCCGGGGCCGAGGCCATGTTCGAAGGGGCGCTCGACGCCGGTGCGGACAATGTGGAATCCGACGAGGACGGCCACGAGATCACGTGCGCCCCCGACGACCTGGGCGCGGTGCGCGACGCCCTGGAAGCCAAGTTCGGCACGCCGGAATACGCCCGTCTCGACTGGAAGCCCCAGACCACGGTGCCGGTGGCCGACGAGGAGACCGCCCGGACCCTGCTGAAACTGCTGGACACCCTGGAGGACAACGACGACGTCCAGCGGGTCCAGGCCAATTTCGAGATCCCCGACGACATCATGGAAAAGCTCGGCTGA
- a CDS encoding MlaC/ttg2D family ABC transporter substrate-binding protein gives MLRLMGLLVVSLLLVVQPARAGDGPAAEALVKQAVADATAAFAGGPFSREVSRDKVSALVSKYGDIAYESELILGRYWRKATEPQKDSFVSLLIPFFVATYAELIDNKSGSTQVLFLGSEEMADGVVVKARIMQPAEEGVDLSFVISRSPAGKLVISDAIAEGVGLVTTIRSDFTSVVRGAGGNLDVLLDAMRKKIAMVPAAGR, from the coding sequence ATGCTGCGTCTGATGGGTTTGCTGGTCGTGTCCTTGCTTCTGGTGGTTCAGCCGGCCCGGGCGGGCGATGGCCCGGCGGCCGAGGCCCTGGTCAAGCAGGCCGTCGCGGATGCGACGGCGGCCTTTGCCGGCGGGCCGTTTAGCCGCGAGGTCAGCCGCGACAAGGTCTCCGCCCTGGTGTCCAAATACGGCGACATCGCCTATGAATCCGAACTGATTCTCGGCCGCTACTGGCGCAAGGCGACCGAGCCGCAGAAGGATAGCTTCGTCTCTCTGCTGATCCCGTTCTTCGTCGCCACCTATGCCGAGCTGATCGACAACAAGTCGGGCTCGACCCAGGTGTTGTTTCTGGGCAGCGAGGAGATGGCCGATGGCGTGGTGGTCAAGGCCCGCATCATGCAACCGGCCGAGGAGGGCGTCGACCTGTCCTTCGTCATCTCGCGCAGCCCGGCGGGCAAGCTGGTGATTTCCGACGCCATCGCCGAGGGGGTGGGGCTGGTCACCACCATCCGCTCTGACTTCACCTCCGTGGTCAGGGGGGCGGGCGGCAATCTCGACGTGCTGCTTGACGCCATGCGCAAGAAGATCGCCATGGTCCCGGCCGCCGGCCGCTGA
- a CDS encoding TIGR00282 family metallophosphoesterase, with translation MRLLYMGDVVGRSGRDVIVGRMAEIKNRLSPDFIVVNGENAAHGFGITPKICEDFFAVGVDVVTLGNHTWDQREIIPFLDGEARVLRPLNYPSGTPGHGTGVFAGPRGRKVMVVQVMGRLFMDPLDDPFTALDSVLAKARMGAGGVDAIIVDVHAEASSEKMALGHLSDGRASLVVGSHSHVPTADCQILAKGTAYQTDAGMCGDYDSVIGMKKDAAIFKFVRKIPGERLSPAEGPGTLCAVMVETDDRTGLARRVAPLRLGGRLAECWPDW, from the coding sequence ATGAGACTTCTGTACATGGGTGACGTGGTCGGCCGTTCGGGCCGCGACGTGATCGTCGGGCGCATGGCCGAGATCAAGAACCGCCTTTCCCCCGACTTCATCGTCGTCAATGGCGAGAACGCCGCCCACGGCTTCGGCATCACGCCCAAGATCTGCGAGGATTTTTTCGCCGTCGGGGTGGATGTGGTGACCCTGGGCAACCACACCTGGGACCAGCGCGAGATCATCCCCTTCCTGGATGGCGAGGCCCGCGTGCTGCGGCCGCTCAACTACCCTTCCGGCACGCCGGGTCACGGAACCGGGGTCTTTGCGGGTCCCCGCGGGCGCAAGGTGATGGTGGTTCAGGTCATGGGCCGGCTGTTCATGGACCCTCTGGACGACCCCTTCACCGCGCTGGACTCCGTGCTGGCCAAGGCCCGCATGGGCGCCGGCGGCGTCGATGCCATCATCGTTGATGTCCACGCCGAGGCGTCCAGCGAGAAGATGGCGCTGGGGCACCTCTCGGACGGGCGGGCCAGTCTGGTGGTGGGCAGCCATTCCCACGTGCCGACCGCCGATTGCCAGATCCTGGCCAAGGGCACCGCCTACCAGACCGACGCGGGCATGTGCGGCGACTATGATTCGGTGATCGGCATGAAGAAGGATGCCGCCATCTTCAAGTTCGTGCGCAAGATCCCGGGCGAGCGCCTGTCGCCGGCCGAGGGGCCGGGGACCCTGTGCGCGGTGATGGTGGAAACCGACGACCGCACCGGCCTGGCCCGGCGCGTCGCGCCGCTGCGCCTGGGCGGACGCCTGGCGGAGTGTTGGCCCGACTGGTGA
- a CDS encoding 5-formyltetrahydrofolate cyclo-ligase: MTEISPAPSKMELRRIARHTRREAAVRGPAAARALAGLADALGLAPAMVVAGYWPLGDEIDPRPLMDALAARGHVLALPTVTQSGGILEFRPWSPGEALEPGPHGTWHPVARPPVGPQVLLVPLLAFDTRGFRLGYGGGYYDRTLGQLRRDGAVCAIGLAFAAQEVDTVPTDPWDIALDLIATEHGVIVTAAK; the protein is encoded by the coding sequence ATGACCGAGATTTCCCCCGCGCCCAGCAAGATGGAATTGCGACGGATCGCCCGCCACACGCGGCGTGAGGCGGCGGTGCGCGGCCCGGCCGCGGCCCGGGCCCTGGCGGGGCTGGCCGATGCCCTGGGACTGGCCCCTGCAATGGTGGTAGCGGGGTATTGGCCGCTGGGCGACGAGATTGACCCGCGGCCCCTGATGGATGCGCTGGCGGCGCGCGGCCATGTACTGGCCCTGCCCACCGTGACCCAAAGCGGCGGCATCCTGGAATTCCGCCCGTGGAGCCCCGGAGAGGCGCTGGAGCCCGGCCCCCACGGCACATGGCACCCCGTCGCCCGCCCCCCCGTCGGTCCGCAAGTCCTGCTGGTGCCGCTACTGGCCTTCGATACAAGGGGGTTCCGTCTGGGCTATGGCGGCGGCTACTATGACCGGACCTTGGGCCAGTTGCGCCGGGATGGCGCGGTGTGCGCCATCGGGCTGGCCTTCGCCGCCCAGGAGGTGGACACTGTTCCCACCGACCCCTGGGATATCGCTTTGGATCTCATAGCCACGGAGCATGGCGTGATCGTGACGGCCGCTAAATGA
- a CDS encoding cell division protein ZapA: protein MAVVNVTINGRVYDIACDDSQVARVHVLGREVDARAQHLLSSVGAVSDTRLLVMVGLLLADELAEAREELSKIGTEVGAAAEGDTKLAGLIDSLTRRIEAIAMRLERA, encoded by the coding sequence GTGGCTGTCGTCAACGTCACCATCAACGGCCGGGTCTACGACATCGCCTGCGACGATTCCCAGGTGGCCCGGGTCCACGTCCTGGGGCGCGAGGTGGATGCCCGTGCCCAGCACCTGCTGTCCTCGGTGGGGGCGGTCAGCGATACCCGCCTGCTGGTCATGGTCGGCCTGCTGCTGGCCGACGAACTGGCCGAGGCCCGGGAGGAGCTGTCCAAGATCGGCACCGAGGTGGGCGCCGCCGCCGAGGGCGACACCAAGCTGGCCGGGCTGATCGATTCGCTGACGCGCCGCATCGAAGCCATTGCGATGCGCCTGGAAAGGGCCTAG
- a CDS encoding DUF3124 domain-containing protein, giving the protein MRSALKAALFAAAILASPAVMSSAAQAEPPLPLSKGQTLYVPVYSHISHGNLDGRSKPSELLLSSMLSLRNADPSHPITIRAARYYDTDGKMLRDYLTKPLTLAPMGSSELFVEHRDKSGGSGANFVVEWTSDRPVNPPVIETVNAYFFGTQSVAFTSPGRPISPNP; this is encoded by the coding sequence ATGCGCTCCGCCCTGAAGGCCGCCCTGTTCGCCGCCGCGATTCTCGCCTCCCCGGCGGTCATGTCTTCGGCGGCCCAGGCGGAGCCGCCGCTGCCACTGTCCAAGGGCCAGACCCTCTACGTGCCGGTCTATTCCCACATCTCCCACGGCAATCTCGACGGACGGAGCAAGCCGTCCGAACTGCTGCTGTCCTCCATGCTCAGCCTGCGCAATGCCGACCCCAGCCACCCCATCACCATCAGGGCGGCACGCTATTACGACACCGACGGCAAGATGCTGCGCGACTACCTGACCAAGCCGCTGACCCTGGCCCCCATGGGATCGAGCGAGCTGTTCGTGGAACACAGGGACAAGAGCGGCGGCAGCGGAGCCAATTTCGTGGTGGAGTGGACATCCGACCGACCGGTCAACCCACCGGTCATCGAGACGGTCAACGCCTATTTCTTCGGCACCCAGTCGGTGGCCTTCACCAGCCCCGGCCGCCCCATCTCGCCCAATCCGTGA
- a CDS encoding electron transfer flavoprotein subunit alpha/FixB family protein, which produces MTILVIAEHEGGALKSATLNTVSAASKIGGDVHVLVAGSGIGAVAEAAAKVAGVAKVLSADAALYANHLAEPLAALVVSLAGSYSHILAPATTGGKNVAPRVAALLDVAQISEITAVVSPDTFVRPIYAGNALATVQSKDAVKVITVRGTGFEAAKAEGGSAAVEAVSAAADPALSSFVGSQLSKSERPELTSARIIISGGRGMQSGDNFHLLEAVADKLGAAVGASRAAVDAGFVPNDFQVGQTGKIVAPDLYIAVGISGAIQHLAGMKDSKVIVAINKDEEAPIFQVADYGLVADLFKVLPEFTAALQSP; this is translated from the coding sequence ATGACCATTCTGGTTATCGCGGAACATGAAGGCGGCGCTCTCAAATCCGCCACGCTGAACACCGTTTCCGCCGCTTCCAAGATCGGCGGCGACGTGCATGTGCTGGTGGCCGGCTCGGGCATCGGCGCGGTGGCCGAGGCCGCCGCCAAGGTGGCGGGCGTCGCCAAGGTGCTGTCGGCCGACGCCGCCCTTTACGCCAACCATCTGGCCGAGCCGCTGGCCGCCCTGGTGGTGAGTCTTGCCGGGTCCTATTCCCACATCCTGGCCCCGGCCACCACGGGGGGCAAGAACGTGGCGCCCCGCGTCGCCGCCCTGCTGGACGTGGCGCAGATCTCCGAGATCACCGCCGTGGTGTCGCCCGATACCTTCGTGCGGCCGATCTATGCCGGCAACGCCCTGGCCACCGTGCAGTCCAAGGACGCGGTCAAGGTGATCACCGTGCGCGGCACCGGCTTCGAGGCCGCCAAGGCCGAGGGCGGCTCCGCCGCCGTGGAAGCCGTGTCGGCCGCCGCCGATCCGGCCCTGTCGTCCTTCGTCGGCAGCCAGCTGTCCAAGTCCGAGCGTCCGGAACTGACCTCGGCCCGGATCATCATCTCGGGCGGTCGCGGCATGCAGTCGGGCGACAACTTCCACCTGCTGGAAGCCGTGGCCGACAAGCTGGGCGCCGCAGTCGGTGCCTCGCGCGCCGCCGTGGACGCCGGCTTCGTGCCCAACGACTTCCAGGTGGGCCAGACCGGCAAGATCGTCGCGCCCGACCTCTACATCGCCGTCGGCATCTCGGGCGCCATCCAGCACCTGGCCGGCATGAAGGATTCCAAGGTCATCGTCGCCATCAACAAGGACGAAGAGGCCCCCATCTTCCAGGTCGCCGATTACGGCCTGGTCGCGGATCTCTTCAAGGTGTTGCCGGAATTCACCGCGGCCCTCCAGTCTCCCTGA
- a CDS encoding electron transfer flavoprotein subunit beta/FixA family protein, whose amino-acid sequence MKVLVAIKRVIDYNVKIRVKSDGSGVETQNVKFSMNPFDEIAVEEAVRLKEAGKATEVVVVSIGPAAASETLRTALAMGADRGVLVQTDDEVQPLGVAKVLKALVAKEAPGLIILGKQAIDDDSNQTGQMLAALLGCAQGTFASKVEIGADAITVTREVDGGLETVSLKLPAVVTTDLRLNEPRYASLPNIMKAKKKPIDTVSPADLGVDVAPRLVTLSVAEPPKRSAGIKVADVAALVDKLKNEAKVI is encoded by the coding sequence ATGAAGGTGTTGGTCGCGATCAAGCGTGTGATCGATTACAACGTGAAGATTCGGGTGAAGTCGGACGGTTCGGGCGTCGAGACCCAGAACGTGAAGTTCTCCATGAACCCGTTCGACGAGATCGCGGTTGAGGAGGCGGTTCGCCTCAAGGAAGCGGGCAAGGCCACGGAAGTGGTGGTGGTCTCCATCGGCCCGGCCGCCGCGTCGGAGACGCTGCGCACGGCGCTGGCCATGGGCGCCGACCGTGGCGTGCTGGTCCAGACCGATGACGAGGTCCAGCCCCTGGGCGTGGCCAAGGTCTTGAAGGCGCTGGTGGCCAAGGAGGCTCCCGGGCTGATCATCCTGGGCAAGCAGGCCATCGACGACGATTCCAACCAGACCGGCCAGATGCTGGCGGCGCTGCTGGGCTGTGCCCAGGGCACCTTCGCCAGCAAGGTGGAGATCGGCGCCGATGCCATCACCGTCACCCGCGAGGTGGACGGCGGGCTGGAGACGGTGTCGCTGAAGCTGCCGGCGGTGGTGACCACCGACCTGCGCCTCAACGAGCCGCGCTATGCCTCGCTGCCCAACATCATGAAGGCCAAGAAGAAGCCCATCGACACGGTGTCGCCGGCCGATCTGGGCGTCGACGTGGCGCCGCGCCTAGTGACGCTGTCGGTGGCCGAGCCGCCCAAGCGCAGCGCCGGCATCAAGGTGGCCGACGTGGCCGCCCTGGTCGACAAGCTGAAGAACGAAGCCAAGGTGATCTGA